GCGCTACTCCTTGAGCTGGAGCCTCAACTCCGAGGTGACGCAGGACACCGCGCAGCCTCAAGTCAGTGACGAGGCCCCTCTCTGACCCCGGGCCACGGCTCCGTGGCCGCGAGCCGCCAGGCGGTGATGGAGCAGCTGCCTGGCCTGTCGCCGTGTCTTCATTCGACGACGTCCAGCCGCACCTCGAAGAGCGCGGGCCACAGCTTGCCAGTCAGGAACATGCGCCCGGTGGCTGGCTCCACGGCGATGCCATTGAGCACGGCCTCGGGGTTGTGGAGGCGGGAGGCCACCGCTCGCCGCAACGCGGAGGCGTCGATGACCGCGATGACCTTGCCGGTGGTCGGGTCGATCTCCACCACGTCATCGGTGAACCAGACGTTGGCGTAGATGACGCCGTGGGCGCACTCCAACTCGTTGAGCTGGTCCAGCGGCTGGCCCGCGAGCGTCACCGTGATCGAGCCCACGGGCTGGAATCCCCTGGTCGTGTGGAACGTCAGCGTGGGGCTGCCGTCACTGCGCACCAGCCTGCCCTGCCAGTAGCACAGGCCCCAGCCGTCGCCCGAGTAGCGCGTGGTGGACTCCCGCACGGGCGGGAGCCCGCGCCACGTGAAGAGGGTGCCCTCCGTCCAGGTGAGTTGATAGAGCCGCTCTCCGTCGCTGGCGAGCCCCTGCGCGAACATCCCGCCCAGGGACTCCATCCAGACGGGCTCGGCGCGAGTCAGTGACAGCTCGCGCAACGTGCCCTGGTGCCCCGTGCTCTCGAACAGCCGGCCCTGATGGAACACGAGCCCCTGGGTGAAGGACTCGGGGGAGTGGGGGTATTCCCGGACGATGCGCGCGACCTTGCGTACCGGCGCGCCGCTCGTGGTGGCCTCGGGCGCCGGAGGCTTCGTGGGACGCTGGCGCGTGGTGCCGCAGCTCAACGCCAGTCCGCAGGCCACCAGCCAACTCGAGGAGATACCGAAGCGCATCGCACCACCCACCCAGGGACAAGTACCGCCGGGCGGGAGCCTACCTCGGCGGGAGGCCGCGAAGGACCGACGCAGCGGCCCTGGTTGCTCCGCTGCTCGCGGTGGATGGCCCCCGGGCGCGTCATCGCGTCAGGGGACTCAGGCATGGAGGGCTTCGGCCGACGGCCGCGCTCCGAAGGAGCTGGCGCGCTACAGGCGGTAGACGAGGACGTCCTGGTCCGCCGGGCTCATCCACACGATGGCGTCGAGGCTGGGGAAGTAGATGGCCCGGCGCCGGGCGATTCCGCTCTGAAGGGCGGGCGCGGCGTTGGCGAAGGTCTTGGGCCGCAGCGTCGCGGGCGTGGTCTTGAGGTCGAGCTCCAGCCACGTCATCCCGGTGTTGAGCTTCGTGTAGACCCAGTAGATGTCCTCGCTCGGCACGTAGACCATGCCGTGCCCGTCGGTGGCGTGGTCCGTGTCGGGGAAGGAGGCGAGCGACAGGCCGCCTTCGTAGTTCCACGTCGAGCCCGAGGAGAGCACGGAGTGGGTGGACACGTCGTAGCGCTGCCAGCGGCCCGGGCTGGCGTAGAACCCGGCGCTTTGCGGCGGCGTGAAGAAGGTCACGATGTCGCCGTGCTGGGTGTAGGCGGAGCCGCTCCAGTCCCAGCTGCCCCAGGTCGAGCGCGGCGCGAGCCACGTGTCGGTGCGCAGGTCGTAGTCGGCTGAGAAGGGGCCGTTGGAGCCGCAGGAGCCGATGATCAGCTTCGACTCGTGGTCGAGCACCGCGATGACTTCCTCCGCCATGGCGTTCTCGTCACCGTTGGCGCGCGGGTGCGTCTTGAGGGTCCACTTGTGGCCCTCCAGGGAGTAGCGCCACAGGCGGCGGCAGGCGACGACCAACTCGTTGCTGTCGGGGATGTAGATGAAGCCGTCGTACACGTGCCGCGCCGTGGGGTTGCCCATGGGGTTGCTGGTGGTGCGGTCCCAGAAGATCTCGTCGTAGTACCAGTGATCGCGCTGCGCCCAGGTGCCCGCGGAGACCTCGGTGTTGTAGGCGGCGCGCGACTCGGGGCAGCCCGCGAAGCCGCCCGACGTGCGGTACGCCTGGCTCCAGAGGTTGGTGTCGCTCGGCATGTGTTCGATCGACCAGCGCATGAAGTCGAGGTCGAAGCGGTAGATGCCGTTGTTGCTCGAGTCGGCGTGACCACCGCCGTGGCGCCAGAGTCGACGGCCGGCGAGGTCGAACGCGGGCGCGTTCCACGCCTCGGTGACGCCGCTCCAGCCCATGTTGCCGTAGTCCTTCCAGCCGGGAATGGCGGCCTGCACCTGGGCGCTCAGGGCCTGGAGCTTCGTTCCCGTGACGCTCACCCACCTGCCGCGGGGGACCAGCGCCCAGCTCGCTTCGTTGATGCGCCCGTCGCCATCACGACCGGGCGTCCACACGTCGTTGGAGAAGGTTCCGGTGTCGGAGCCGTGGCCCCAGCCTGGGGAGACGCCGGCATCCCGCACGCCCGCATCGGAGGACGTCCCCGCGTCGCTTGTTTCACCCGCGTCGACCACGACGGGGCCGCCATCGCCGGACGCCCCAGCGTCGGACGCGGTGGGCGAGGTGGAATCCGCACAACCCGAGAGAAGCAGCAGGACCAGCAGCCAGCGTGACATGACGCCGAGTGTAGAGTGTTCACTGTGCGACACAGAAGGAGAATGCGGCCAGCCGCACGGAGGAGTCCTTCGCATGTGCTCCCATCGCGTCCTCGGGCACCTTGAGGAGCGTGTCTCGCTCCGTTCTCACGGGCGCTGGATGGAGCGCGGCTCCAGGACGTGTGGGGTCGACTTCTTCGAGGCGCGCCTCGCCCGACGGACCCACCGGGGTCCGGGGTCGAGCAGGTCACCAACTCGCCGTCGCACAGGTGCAGAGACTCGCGGGGGTGAAACACGTACCGCTGCTGGCGGCCACGACGGCGTAGCAGGTGTTGCGCCCGTTGAGGACTTCGGTGTCCACGAAGCCGGGGGCGGTGACCGTCGCGACACGGGCCATTCCGAGTCGACACGCGTTCACCCCGTCCGACTTCATGACCCAATACTCGGTGGCGCCAGGCACGGGGGCCCAGCTCAAGGTGATCGTGTCGGACGAGGGGCTGGCCGTGACGTTCGGCCTGACGGTGGGCCCCGTGGCGCAGCCGCTGTTTCCGAGCGGAGGCGAGGGACAGGCGATGTTGTGCCGGTTGAAGGCGTTGAAGAGGGCGGTCATGTGAGGCGTGCCGTCGTTGAGGTTTCCGTTGTCGTCGTCCGCCGCCAGCCACTGCATGTACCCGTTGGTGGCCCCACACCCTCCCGATGTGCCAGCGGAGCAGCTGCATGCGTGCCACGCCCCGACGTTGCCACTGCCCTGGTAGAAGAGCTTGTTGCCGATGAGCAGGCTCGTGATCACGTCGTAGTTGAAGGGGTAGGAAAGCAAGTCGCGGAAGGCGAGGTCGTACGCCGCCTGTCCCATCGGGAGGGATGCGCAGCGCGCGTTCCTGGCGCATGGTCCCGTCCCGGCAAGGCAGGTCGTGCAGACGCGTTGAGGCGTGGAGGGAATGACCAGCGGTTCCCTCGTGTAGTCCAGCTGCCGCGCGGTGTAGTTCGCATCGTTGCAAGTGGTGATGGGATTGGGACCCACTCCCATCCCGATGCATGAAATCGACAGACGGAAGGCCGCGGCGATATCGCCATAGGTCTCCGCTGAGTTGCTCAGCGTTCCCGCCGTGTCGTTGTCGTCCAGCCCATGGCCCCATTCGTGGTCCAGGACGTCCGCGGCCTCTCC
This sequence is a window from Myxococcus stipitatus. Protein-coding genes within it:
- a CDS encoding glutaminyl-peptide cyclotransferase, which gives rise to MRFGISSSWLVACGLALSCGTTRQRPTKPPAPEATTSGAPVRKVARIVREYPHSPESFTQGLVFHQGRLFESTGHQGTLRELSLTRAEPVWMESLGGMFAQGLASDGERLYQLTWTEGTLFTWRGLPPVRESTTRYSGDGWGLCYWQGRLVRSDGSPTLTFHTTRGFQPVGSITVTLAGQPLDQLNELECAHGVIYANVWFTDDVVEIDPTTGKVIAVIDASALRRAVASRLHNPEAVLNGIAVEPATGRMFLTGKLWPALFEVRLDVVE